The DNA window gcagaGTGGGCTACATCCTGAACGTGACCAGAGAGATTGACAACTTCTTCCCAGGGATGTTCTCATATCACAACGTGCGTGTGTACGATGAGGATGCCACCGACCTGCTGGCCCACTGGAACGACACCTACAACTTCATCGTCAAAGCCAAGTGAGGCACCGCACATAAATAAACCTGTGAGCTGGTGCTTTTTGACAGAACGGGCTGTGATGCAAGAGTAGAGGGTGAAATTATCCAGATATATGGACTGTAACAGCCTGGTGGTATGGTTTGTGCTGATGATAGAGTGTAGCAGTGCTCCTACAGAACTGTGGTATGATTACATGGAGTTTTAAGACTATTTTTAAGCTGTCACAGTTCTACTGTCTCTCATCATTCATTATCCAGGACCAGTACCAGGGCTACGGtcattcaggacacatttttcTTGTCTCCTAATACATCACACAACTGTGAGTTGCTCCAGTAACAGAGAGAGATTAAATGGTGCAGTCGGTCTGGTTGCTATGCAACTGTCCAACCATGCTCacctgatgtaaaaaaaaaaaaaaaaaaaagcattaataGAGCACAATCCCCACATCCTGGTTATctaataatcttttattttgcagtgtgTGATAGTTTTTGATCCATGCTGTCCTAACATCATCAACTTCATCATCAAATAATACGGTTTCCTTCCCATCCAATAGGAAGAATAACTCCAAGTGTCTGGTGCACTGTAAGATGGGGGTGAGCCGGTCTGCCTCGACAGTTATTGCCTATGCAATGAAAGAATATGGCTGGTCTCTGGAGAAAGCCTACAACATCGTCAAGCAGAAGCGGAGTATAGCCCAGCCAAACGCTGGCTTCATGAGACAGCTGGCGGAGTATGAGGGAATCCTGGATGCCAGGTAAGAATGTTTTCAGGTTTCACTCAGGTTTGTTCACATCCTGGGGGGTGGTACACTATGAAACGTAGcttcacatgtaaacaaaagttTACTTTCCTTTCACAGCAAACAGCGTCACAACAAGCTATGGAGGCCTGAAACAGATGAGGAGGGATCAGATGATTTGCAAGCGTCTGGCCACTGCACTGGTGGAGAGGAGACATCCGGgctcagaggagaggaagccTGGGGAGGCTGCGGTGCATCTCCCTGCAGGGTCATGGGTCTGGAGATGGAGCCCCTTGACTCTCTTAACTATAATTACTATTTCAGACGTTTGTCAGACTCTGCGTTAGACAGCGAGCCCTCCACCCCAGTGCGGGGCCCCCCGCTACTGGGTATGGAGAGGGTTTTCATTGAGATTGAAGACGTGGAGAGAGACGCCCTATTGGAGGACGAGGGTTTTCCCATGGCCCATTTAGCTCTACCTGGCGAGGGCACGGCCGCGCAGACTTGTGGCCGCCTCGACCCCCTGGAGGACATGAGACTAAGACTTGAGTTCAGTactttggaggaggaggatgaggaagaggcaAAGAAAGAGGAAGCTGAGATGGCAGCCTTGGCTCAAACACCTGGAGGATCAGATGGGaagagagcaggggaggagggtgagaagACGGAGGAAAGACGGTTAGGTCTCGCCAACCTTAACACCAACAACAGCAACCGGCTAGCTGCAAAACGCAGCTGCCCTGCAGCTTTTGATGTGAGTTGAGATGGATTTTaagttttttgtgtgtctgcatatcTTAAAATATCTTTTATGTAAAAAACTAATGTAATGtcttaacatttttaatattctgCATATCACTGACCATATACTTTATTCTCCAATTTTACCCCTTGCAGGACAGCGCGAGCACAGGAAACCCTTTAAAGGTGAAGCCCTCCTATCAGTCCTGTAAAGACTGCTTGCGTCTGCCACAAGGTCGGCGCTGTGACCGTCCAGCAGGAGGTCGTTCCCACCGTCTCAACCCCTCCCGCCACTGCACTGTCCCAACTATATACATAGATCCGCCCGGGACCAACTTTGCTTCCACTCCAATTCTGCAGTCTCTGCCGACCCCTGCAGTTGTCCCTCCTGATGTAATCCAGCCCTGTGCTCACCTCTACCGCTGTTCCACATGCGCCCCAGGCATCCCACCAGCGCATCGCCAGAAACTGGTCTCACCCATGAGCTGCGAGGAGACGCCTCCTGACTGCGGCTCAGTGGAGGCAGAGGACATGGACCAACCAACTGCGGAAAACGTGGATGTGCAGCTAAGAGAGGTTTCAGGGACGGTCAGTACTGCTACTGCTGAAGGTTTAAAACTACAACCTGGTGATGCAGCCGAGTTCCAGCAGCAGGCTCTGGCTCAGCTGCAAATGCCAGGACTGGGGATAGAGTTTGGTCTGGAACTGATGCGACAGAGGGCGGAGCAGCTTGAAAAGCTGCCGAGCTTGGCGATGGAGGGTCAGCTCCCAGTGGGCCCCCTGCCTTAAAGGAGGACCTGGAGGAGGAACACTGCCTCCATCGGGTACACTATGATGGCTGAGAGCCTTTAGATGACTGCAGCTGTGGTGTCGTACCAGAAATGAAGCACGAGTCTGACCTGTTCCGTCAATTCCTGGCCTCAAGCAGCTCTCTGTGCTTTTGCGTCTGCTGGCATGAAGAATGAGATGAGGCTGGTTGTTTTCACCGTCACACCATTAAAAGCTTCTGGCCAAACTGGGACTGAAGACTTCTCTCATGTCCCATGGAGTTGCTGCCATTTTACCATCAACACGCAGGTTTTGTGGTGGTTTCT is part of the Paralichthys olivaceus isolate ysfri-2021 chromosome 18, ASM2471397v2, whole genome shotgun sequence genome and encodes:
- the ssh1b gene encoding protein phosphatase Slingshot homolog 1 isoform X1, which codes for MALVTLQRSPTPSAASSASTTNSSAGEDFGSDDDRKTNQSLSESFFMVKGAALFLQQGGSAQGPETPSHHKHAGDLPQHLQVMFKILRSEDRIKLAVRLESGWSDRVRYMVVIYTNGHQDTEENIVLGMDFTDKDNKNCSIGMVLPLWSDTNIHLDGDGGFSVNTAGRSHVFKPVSVQAMWSALQVLHKACEVSRRFNYFPGGIALTWMAFYESCITSEQSCVNEWNAMTDLETTRPDSPTMFVDRPTERERTECLIKAKLRNIMMFQDLENITSKEIRNELEQHMSCNLKEYKEFIDNEMLLILGQMDKATLIFDHVYLGSEWNASNLEELRDCGVGYILNVTREIDNFFPGMFSYHNVRVYDEDATDLLAHWNDTYNFIVKAKKNNSKCLVHCKMGVSRSASTVIAYAMKEYGWSLEKAYNIVKQKRSIAQPNAGFMRQLAEYEGILDASKQRHNKLWRPETDEEGSDDLQASGHCTGGEETSGLRGEEAWGGCGASPCRVMGLEMEPLDSLNYNYYFRRLSDSALDSEPSTPVRGPPLLGMERVFIEIEDVERDALLEDEGFPMAHLALPGEGTAAQTCGRLDPLEDMRLRLEFSTLEEEDEEEAKKEEAEMAALAQTPGGSDGKRAGEEGEKTEERRLGLANLNTNNSNRLAAKRSCPAAFDDSASTGNPLKVKPSYQSCKDCLRLPQGRRCDRPAGGRSHRLNPSRHCTVPTIYIDPPGTNFASTPILQSLPTPAVVPPDVIQPCAHLYRCSTCAPGIPPAHRQKLVSPMSCEETPPDCGSVEAEDMDQPTAENVDVQLREVSGTVSTATAEGLKLQPGDAAEFQQQALAQLQMPGLGIEFGLELMRQRAEQLEKLPSLAMEGQLPVGPLP
- the ssh1b gene encoding protein phosphatase Slingshot homolog 1 isoform X2, whose product is MHLVVKPSHKAMLTVLPDFVEKAALTRREICRILSESFFMVKGAALFLQQGGSAQGPETPSHHKHAGDLPQHLQVMFKILRSEDRIKLAVRLESGWSDRVRYMVVIYTNGHQDTEENIVLGMDFTDKDNKNCSIGMVLPLWSDTNIHLDGDGGFSVNTAGRSHVFKPVSVQAMWSALQVLHKACEVSRRFNYFPGGIALTWMAFYESCITSEQSCVNEWNAMTDLETTRPDSPTMFVDRPTERERTECLIKAKLRNIMMFQDLENITSKEIRNELEQHMSCNLKEYKEFIDNEMLLILGQMDKATLIFDHVYLGSEWNASNLEELRDCGVGYILNVTREIDNFFPGMFSYHNVRVYDEDATDLLAHWNDTYNFIVKAKKNNSKCLVHCKMGVSRSASTVIAYAMKEYGWSLEKAYNIVKQKRSIAQPNAGFMRQLAEYEGILDASKQRHNKLWRPETDEEGSDDLQASGHCTGGEETSGLRGEEAWGGCGASPCRVMGLEMEPLDSLNYNYYFRRLSDSALDSEPSTPVRGPPLLGMERVFIEIEDVERDALLEDEGFPMAHLALPGEGTAAQTCGRLDPLEDMRLRLEFSTLEEEDEEEAKKEEAEMAALAQTPGGSDGKRAGEEGEKTEERRLGLANLNTNNSNRLAAKRSCPAAFDDSASTGNPLKVKPSYQSCKDCLRLPQGRRCDRPAGGRSHRLNPSRHCTVPTIYIDPPGTNFASTPILQSLPTPAVVPPDVIQPCAHLYRCSTCAPGIPPAHRQKLVSPMSCEETPPDCGSVEAEDMDQPTAENVDVQLREVSGTVSTATAEGLKLQPGDAAEFQQQALAQLQMPGLGIEFGLELMRQRAEQLEKLPSLAMEGQLPVGPLP